Genomic DNA from Oryza sativa Japonica Group chromosome 5, ASM3414082v1:
ATAGGTGTTAAGAAAATGTACTATTTGGCAGGAAATCTAAGTATAACACAAATTGATTGTCCTgatatgtaataaataaatattatcaCGGAAATAAATATTTTACAATGATTATGCTAAACTTGTGAAACTACCCTAAGAAACAGACTATAAAATTTTAGGTGAtcttatcatttattttttaaaaaatgataaaCAAGAAACCAGGAGACATCCTGTTGAGAGATAAAAATCCATCTCCCTTATTATTTCTCTTATAATGATATATTCAGTCACATAATGGATGTCTTCTAGCGGAACTATTGAACTCCCTCGGGGGTACGACCCTCCTTTGTTGCATGCAGTCCAAGTGATTACAAAACATTTTTGAAGATGGAAAACATAGATGGCTGTGTTACATATTCgtggaaaattttaaaaaatacatcacatcaGGCAAGAAAGTAAAGTTCAGTTAAACTCGTAGTTGGATTGTTACTTTTATTTGTCGATGTATAGTTTAAATTTGTTGATTAATTTTTATCCTTCATTTTTATGGAGGAATGTACGTAAGTGGCAATACTATATATATCCTCACATGTTTGTGAATGGACATATATATCATGAACGATTATTTTATCTTCTTTTgttcttaattttttataattccTGCAACAACATAATCGTAGTCTTTAAGGTCTTGAAATCGACTTTCTATCTCCAAAATGTGATCAAATCCCAAAAAGAGTGGATTTTAAATTACCATTTTAATATCTGGCTAATTACTAACCCAATCTGGAATTTCCTTTGGGCCTTGTTCGGTTTGGAGGGGGTTGAAGGGAATTGGAAGGGTTTGAGGGGGAATAATTTCACACTATAATAGatgtggaataaatcccctttAATCCCCCTCTTGGGATTAACCGAGCATGGCCCTGGTGAAAACTTTTCTTGTGGGCTAGCAAAACTGCCGAGGAAATTGCTGTTTCCTTAACGGTGCTAAGCAAACTGGCAATAAATTGTACTGTATATTTATTGAGGAGTGACTGCAAGTATATGGTAGTTTTCTCGGGTGTTTCACTGAATCAGCAAATTAAGAAATTGCCTTTTATTGCGCTTTATTCGAAACCACCAACAATCCTTTTCTAGATGGTGCTAAGTAAAGTGGCAATAAATTGTACTGTATATTTATAGAGGAGTGACTGCAAGTACATGGTAGTTTTCTCGGGTGTTTCACTGAATCGGCAAATTAAGAAATTGCGCCTTTTATTGCGCTTTATTCTAAACCACCAACAATCCTTTTCTAGACGGTTTTGGTACTTCCTTGGTGGTTTTGTAGCACTCAAGAAATTTCCTGATGCTGGTAATTCAGTCAGGCCATCTCGAATAAAACTAAAAAttctagagagagagataagtTAATTTGTTACTATTTTTGAAGATTTGACAACTCCAATCACTTTTCTGTTTATGTATAAAAAACTAAACTCAAAGAACCTCGAATATGTTGAATGCAACTCTATTAGAAAAACCATTTTTTCCGacgatgacattttttttttagccAGGTAGATCTCTCGGAGCTAAATGGCCGCCTACGAAAATGACAACCGGGGTCCGAGATcgccgtccgcctgcgaaaatatattttcccatGCAGGCGGTACCTTAAGAGGTCTGCATGCAAAAATATTGAGCACCATAAAAATAGTCACCTACGTAGCCAAAAATCGTTAAGTCCCGCCCCTCCCACGAGTCTTTTACCCCTATACCATTAAAAAAGTTGCTGCTTATCTGTGTGCCACAAAAAAGTTTGGAGTCACCTGTATGCCATGAGAAAAACTTTCACTGACCCGTGTGCCATTCCGTCCACCTTCTGTTAGAACTTAACGGTTCCATagctctgacatgtgggacccatgtaTGAAAATGACTAATTTGCCCCTAAAGGATTTTCAGCTCTATTCTCCTCTTCTGCTATCTCCCGTGAGTGCCTGCTCTCTCCCTGttgcgccgcacgccgccgcaccctaaccctagccgcacgccgccgcctcgccggagccgtCACCGCCGGAAGAAGATGGCCCGGTCGTGCGATGCCATGGAGAGGGCGCGTGCGGTGGCTGGGGAGAGCGGCAAGTGGTGGGCGCTGCTGCTGGGGTGGTCGGGGAAGGCCGACTACATCGAGGCGCCAACGCCGGCGAAGGAGAAGGCGCGGGAGCTGCGTGCGAGGATGGCGGAGACGGAGAGCTTCCACGACGCCATGTACCACTCCGCCATCGCCTCCCGCCTCGCCTACTCCGCctaggcgcgccgccgcctccgccggaggaggaggaggagggagatgagtccaactcgccgccgccgccgggggtgGCATCGCCGCGACGGCGTGTATATAAAACCCGGGTGGGATTCGTCTCGTTGCTCTAGCTGCTGTTGTTGCGGAGGAAATTTAGAAGGGATCTGGTTTTTTTAGAATTGATCCCTTGCATCCATCCATCTACTTTGCCTTTTCATTTTCTTCCGAGATGTAATCTGGATCTGAGATCGAGATCTACCCGCTTGTGGTGGACTATGATGCATCAGATCCATTAGGTTTGATATGAACTTGTTGCTATGGATGCAATGGTCATGTATGGTTTGATATGAACTTGTCGCTATGGGTGCAATGGTCATGCCCTTGTTTTTTCCTTGTGATATGTCGTTATTTGTTGGTATGCAATGGTCATGCacctgttttttccttttcaaaaaaatcatttccgatttttccttattttttccaccattttctaatttttcccaCATTTTCCTAATTTTCCCCGGAAttttaatcatttttaaaatttattctcactttttctgattttttgccttttttaatattattttccattttttctgattttttaacGCCTTttccaaattatttttaatttttctgattttttaaaCCCATTATTGTACACAAGGGCAAAACTGTCTTTATATAGCCCCTAACACCTCTGTTatgtatccatccatccaaaatggCACACGGGTCAACGAAAGTTGGGCTCATGGCATACAGGTAACTCCAAACTTTTTTGTGGCACACAGGTAAGCAACAACTTTCCTAATGGCACAGGGGTAAAAGACTCCCCCTCCCACCTCTCCCTCACTCTCCTCAGCATGTATCCTCTTCTCCTTTccccagcggcagcggcgggtgaCGTCGGCTCCTCCCCTTTGGATCTGGCCGGAGGTAGGTTGTAGCACTCGGCGGtagagaggaggggcggcgcggtgccggcggcgggtggcgtcGGCTCTTCCCCACCGGTCCGGGGGTAGGTCGGCAGCGCCCAGTGGTAGGGAGGTGGAGGGGCAGCGCAACGGTTGCGGGCGGCATCGGCTCATCCCCTCCGGATCTTGCGGCAGGTGGCTTCCGGCTCCACCTCTCCGGATCTTGCGGTGGGCAAGGTCCAGTTCCTCTCCTCCGGatcttctccctctccttggCCAGAGGTTTGGTTGGTAGAGCGACGGCATCCTGGAGCATCCGCCAGGCGGTAGGGGGAAGGAGGGGCGGTGGCGGAAGCTCACGTGGcggctcccctctcctccctttccTAGATCCTCGCTCCGGTGGCTTGGCGCGGTAGCGGTGACTGCTTGCTCCACCGACAACGGCCATCTGCGATGATGGTGTgatggatttgttttgtttgtgaaTTTATGATGCTTCCGTGTGGATTCGATTTGATTTTGGAGATGGGGGATTGGATTAGATTGGATGGGAATTGGGAATTGGGAAATGGGAAATAGGAAGCTGCGGCTGGCCAAAACGGCATCagctgcaattttttttagcataaCAAAATCTCTTCGCAGGCGGATCAGTTGCCCGCCTAGGAAAATCATGGTTTTTACGGGCGTTGAGGTACAGACGTCATTGCTGTCCGCTTGTGAAATACGTTTTGTCCGCCTGCaaaatacctttttttttaagtagtgcaaGACATCATATTGGCCCATCAGTTCCATTATTAATTCTGTAAAAATACAACAAGCTTGCTCAACACAGTACATTGACCAATCAATGGCCAACTGCCAAACAAGCGTTATTACAAATTCAATTTTCATCTCACGAAAAATTAACAAACATATCAAACATATGCACGCGTCAAAGATTAATTACTAGATGCAAATTCATGACAAAAAACGAGTAGATGAAACAGACACAAACAAGGTATATATCCAtggatagctagctagctagtcgaCATAGTACATGGGGTTGGGGAACTTAAAGGTGCGGCAACcatccggcgagcggcggatgtCGTTCCACTGGTCGCCAATGTTGCCGACGATGATGTAGCCATCATTCACCAGCTTCTGTCGTTCGCAGGTCTTGAACGCCAACGTCGAGGTCTGAAGCCTAACCGGCTGCAGCACAAGCTTCTCCCAATTGCAGTAGCCCTGCTTAATAAGGTTGTTGGTTGTGACCGTCCTCTGGTCCTCGGTGCGGTCTGTCAGGAACACCGGCTTTATACCAAGCTGGAGTAACCGTCGGTAAAGCCGCAGTGTACTCTGCAGTGCTGGCGCGCTTCCCTGCACCACGTACTTGAGGAAGCTCTGGTTGTCGAACGGTTGAACTCTGCAAATTAATCAAGGGGGATCAGTTAAGGTCACCAATCCGTATGCTGTATATGTTGGCAGTTATTATTGATACTCCATTGGGTATTCTAAATGTATGCATTTTCTTCAATTCAATTTTGTACACGAAGAAAGCATTTTTTACGACATTGAATATTCCATTCCACTGAAATCCAGGCGTTTTTAGTTAAAGTACTT
This window encodes:
- the LOC4338021 gene encoding acid phosphatase 1 translates to MRRPIMATTTARLLLLLTVAGFCLCHTTCQEAAPPPPPYCGSLRTAVEARNIIGWKTVPPPCAKYVADYITGERYGRDADVVINEAIAYAESLKLSGTGKEIWVFDVDDTALSTVPYQANHGYGVQPFDNQSFLKYVVQGSAPALQSTLRLYRRLLQLGIKPVFLTDRTEDQRTVTTNNLIKQGYCNWEKLVLQPVRLQTSTLAFKTCERQKLVNDGYIIVGNIGDQWNDIRRSPDGCRTFKFPNPMYYVD